Proteins encoded together in one Vigna angularis cultivar LongXiaoDou No.4 chromosome 5, ASM1680809v1, whole genome shotgun sequence window:
- the LOC128196796 gene encoding ribulose bisphosphate carboxylase large chain translates to MSCREGFMSPQTETKASVGFKAGVKDYKLTYYTPDYETKDTDILAAFRVTPQPGVPPEEAGAAVAAESSTGTWTTVWTDGLTSLDRYKGRCYHIEPVAGEENQYIAYVAYPLDLFEEGSVTNMFTSIVGNVFGFKALRALRLEDLRIPTAYIKTFQGPPHGIQVERDKLNKYGRPLLGCTIKPKLGLSAKNYGRAVYECLRGGLDFTKDDENVNSQPFMRWRDRFLFCAEAIYKSQAETGEIKGHYLNATAGTCEEMMKRAIFARELGVPIIMHDYLTGGFTANTSLAHYCRDNGLLLHIHRAMHAVIDRQKNHGMHFRVLAKALRLSGGDHVHSGTVVGKLEGEREITLGFVDLLRDDFVEKDRSRGIYFTQDWVSLPGVLPVASGGIHVWHMPALTEIFGDDSVLQFGGGTLGHPWGNAPGAVANRVALEACVKARNEGRDLAREGNEIIREASKWSPELAAACEVWKEIKFEYEAMDTLD, encoded by the coding sequence ATGAGTTGTAGGGAGGGATTTATGTCACCACAAACAGAGACTAAAGCAAGTGTTGGGTTCAAAGCTGGTGTTAAAGATTATAAATTGACTTATTATACTCCTGACTATGAAACCAAAGATACTGATATCTTGGCAGCATTCCGAGTAACTCCTCAACCTGGAGTTCCACCTGAAGAAGCAGGTGCTGCGGTAGCCGCCGAATCTTCTACTGGTACATGGACAACTGTGTGGACCGATGGGCTTACCAGTCTTGATCGTTACAAAGGACGATGCTATCACATCGAACCTGTTGCTGGGGAAGAAAATCAATATATTGCTTACGTAGCTTATCCCTTAGACCTTTTTGAAGAAGGTTCTGTTACTAACATGTTTACTTCTATTGTCGGTAATGTATTTGGGTTCAAGGCACTGCGTGCTCTACGTCTGGAGGATTTGCGAATCCCAACCGCTTATATTAAAACTTTCCAAGGTCCGCCTCATGGCATCCAAGTTGAGAGAGATAAATTGAACAAGTATGGTCGTCCCCTATTAGGATGtactattaaacctaaattggGGTTATCCGCTAAGAATTATGGTAGAGCTGTTTATGAATGTCTTCGTGGGGGACTTGATTTTACCAAAGATGATGAAAATGTTAATTCCCAACCATTTATGCGTTGGAGAGACCGTTTCTTATTTTGTGCTGAAGCGATTTATAAATCACAGGCTGAAACAGGTGAAATCAAAGGGCATTACTTGAATGCAACTGCGGGTACATGCGAAGAAATGATGAAAAGAGCTATATTTGCCAGAGAATTAGGTGTTCCTATcataatgcatgattatttaACAGGGGGATTCACTGCAAATACTAGCTTGGCTCATTATTGCCGAGATAATGGTCTACTTCTTCATATACATCGTGCAATGCATGCAGTTATCGACAGACAAAAGAATCATGGTATGCACTTTCGTGTATTAGCTAAAGCATTACGTTTGTCTGGTGGAGATCATGTCCACTCCGGTACCGTAGTAGGTAAACTTGAAGGGGAAAGAGAAATCACTTTAGGTTTTGTTGACTTACTGCGTGATGATTTTGTTGAAAAAGATCGAAGTCGTGGTATTTATTTCACTCAGGATTGGGTTTCTCTACCAGGTGTTCTGCCTGTTGCTTCGGGAGGTATTCACGTTTGGCATATGCCTGCTCTGACCGAAATCTTTGGAGATGATTCCGTACTTCAATTTGGCGGAGGAACTTTAGGACACCCTTGGGGAAATGCACCAGGTGCTGTAGCTAATCGAGTAGCTCTTGAAGCATGTGTGAAGGCTCGAAATGAAGGACGTGATCTTGCTCGTGAAGGTAATGAAATTATCCGTGAGGCTAGCAAATGGAGTCCTGAATTAGCTGCTGCTTGCGAAGTATGGAAGGAGATCAAATTTGAATACGAAGCAATGGATACTTTGGATTAA